Proteins from one Gorilla gorilla gorilla isolate KB3781 chromosome 11, NHGRI_mGorGor1-v2.1_pri, whole genome shotgun sequence genomic window:
- the C11H2orf66 gene encoding LOW QUALITY PROTEIN: uncharacterized protein C2orf66 homolog (The sequence of the model RefSeq protein was modified relative to this genomic sequence to represent the inferred CDS: inserted 2 bases in 1 codon) translates to MMHVSFTSAVRPCLPSGSLLQKQPAYQRPVCKTLHSTMTRAPLLLLCVALVLLGHVNGATVRNEDKWKPLNNPRNRDLFFRRLQAYFKGRGLDLGTFPNPFPTNENPXSFQSEITASASADYEEQKNSFHNYLKG, encoded by the exons ATGATGCATGTGAGCTTTACCTCagcagtgagaccttgtctgccCTCAGGCTCTCTGCTACAAAAGCAACCTGCCTACCAAAGACCTGTTTGCAAAACT CTTCACTCCACCATGACCAGAGCACCTCTCCTGCTACTATGTGTTGCCCTGGTGCTGCTTGGGCATGTGAATGGAGCCACGGTAAGAAATGAGGACAAATGGAAGCCACTCAACAACCCCAGAAACAGAGATCTG ttTTTCAGAAGGCTTCAGGCATATTTTAAGGGCAGAGGTCTTGATCTTGGAACATTTCCAAATCCTTTCCCCACGAATGAAAATCC CTCTTTCCAATCAGAAATTACTGCTTCTGCATCTGCAGATTATGAAGAGCAGAAAAACTCCTTTCACAATTATCTCAAAGGCTGA